In Cervus canadensis isolate Bull #8, Minnesota chromosome 6, ASM1932006v1, whole genome shotgun sequence, one DNA window encodes the following:
- the FBXL22 gene encoding F-box and leucine-rich protein 22, translating to MSGSGLPSSSERQHQLLAKNKHHSSTIYVHQPRAGEEQLEVGQVPGLQPHSVWPLRTMHITQLNRECLLHLFSFLDKDSRKNLARTCPQLQDVFEDPALWPLLHFRSLAELKKDNFLLSPALRSLSICWHSSRVQVCSIEDWLKSALQRSICSRHESLVNDFLLRVCDRCPNLATVTLSGCGHVTDDCLARLLVSCPRLRALHLENCARVTNRTLTAVAAHGRALQTLHVDFCRNVSAAGLRRLRAACPRLTLRAEHSAAMIPDQLPRGPHAPGTALRKLLLR from the exons ATGTCTGGGTCTGGGCTTCCCTCCTCCTCAGAGCGCCAGCACCAGTTgttggccaaaaataaacaccaTTCTTCAACCATATATGTCCACCAGCCCAGAGCTGGGGAGGAGCAGCTGGAGGTAGGTCAGGTCCCTGGGCTCCAGCCACACTCGGTGTGGCCACTGCGGACCATGCACATCACCCAGCTCAATCGGGAGTGCCTGCTGCACCTCTTCTCCTTCCTGGACAAGGACAGCAGGAAGAACCTTGCCAGGACCTGCCCCCAGCTCCAGGACGTGTTTGAGGACCCTGCACTCTGGCCCCTGCTGCACTTCCGTTCCCTCGCAGAACTCAAGAAGGACAACTTCCTCCTGAGCCCGGCGCTCCGGAGCCTCTCCATCTGCTGGCACTCCAGCCGCGTGCAGGTGTGCAGCATCGAGGACTGGCTCAAGAGCGCCCTCCAGCGGAGCATCTGCAGCCGGCACGAGAGCCTGGTCAACGACTTCCTCCTCCGCGTGTGCGACAG GTGCCCCAACCTGGCAACCGTCACGCTGTCTGGCTGCGGCCACGTCACCGACGACTGCCTGGCGCGTCTGCTGGTTTCCTGCCCGCGCCTGCGCGCGCTGCACCTGGAGAACTGCGCGCGCGTCACCAACCGCACGCTGACAGCCGTGGCGGCGCACGGGCGCGCGCTGCAGACGCTGCACGTGGACTTCTGCCGCAACGTGAGCGCGGCCGGCCTCAGGCGTCTGCGCGCCGCGTGCCCGCGCTTGACGCTGCGCGCTGAACACAGCGCGGCCATGATCCCGGACCAGCTCCCGCGCGGCCCGCACGCGCCCGGCACCGCCCTCCGCAAGTTGCTTCTGCGCTAG